A DNA window from Coffea arabica cultivar ET-39 chromosome 6c, Coffea Arabica ET-39 HiFi, whole genome shotgun sequence contains the following coding sequences:
- the LOC113691739 gene encoding uncharacterized protein isoform X1, whose translation MNGELQLESIGGDRNPSDSDPLLHERQQLQKHIDTSSPSSSGSSSEIKDEDLEAGSLPCCRICLECDGEDDDELISPCMCKGTQQFVHRSCLDHWRSVKEGFAFSHCTTCKAQFHLRVAELEDNSWRKIKFRIFVARDVFLVFLAVQTVIAMIGGFAYLMDRDGSFRNSFNDSWDRILSKHPIPFYYCIGAPTNLFCRPKTKCIKGVLGFFVLLGFFGLILHCSSLNSNDPRVAGCQNCCYGWGILDCFPASMEACFALVIVFVVIFAILGIAYGFLAATMAIQRIWQRHYHILTKRELTQEYIVEDLRGCYTAPKLDLEHEERLKMLKLL comes from the exons ATGAACGGAGAATTGCAGCTGGAGTCGATTGGTGGTGACCGGAACCCCAGTGACTCCGATCCTCTGCTTCATGAACGCCAACAACTTCAAAAGCATATCGACACTTCGTCGCCATCGTCCTCGGGAAGCTCCAGCGAGATAAAGGATGAAGACCTTGAGGCCGGTTCCTTGCCTTGTTGTAGGATTTGTCTCGAATGCGACGGTGAAGATG ATGATGAATTGATATCTCCGTGCATGTGCAAAGGCACACAGCAGTTTGTTCATCGTTCTTGCCTTGATCACTGGCGGTCAGTCAAG GAAGGTTTTGCGTTTTCTCATTGCACAACTTGTAAAGCTCAATTTCATCTTCGAGTGGCAGAGTTGGAGGACAATTCTTGgcgaaaaataaaatttaggaTCTTTGTTGCAAGAGATGTTTTCCTCGTATTTCTTGCTGTACAAACT GTGATTGCTATGATTGGCGGTTTTGCTTACCTCATGGATAGAGATGGATCTTTCAGGAACTCGTTCAATGATAGCTGGGATCGCATACTTTCTAAGCATCCAATTCCATTTTATTACTGTATAGGTGCACCGACAAATTTATTTTGTAGACCAAAGACTAAATGCATCAAAG GGGTTCTTGGCTTCTTTGTGCTGCTGGGATTTTTTGGGCTCATACTACACTGCTCCTCTCTGAACAGCAATGACCCGCGTGTGGCTGGTTGTCAAAATTGTTGTTATGGCTGGGGCATCTTGGATTGTTTCCCTGCATCCATGGAAGCATGCTTTGCCCTAGTAATTGTTTTTGTTGTCATCTTTGCCATTCTTGGAATTGCTTATGGTTTCCTTGCTGCCACCATGGCCATCCAGAGGATTTGGCAGAGACACTACCACATCCTCACGAAGAGAGAACTCACACAG GAGTATATTGTTGAGGACCTTCGAGGCTGTTATACCGCTCCAAAATTGGACCTGGAGCATGAAGAACGGCTCAAAATGCTGAAGCTGTTGTAG
- the LOC113691739 gene encoding uncharacterized protein isoform X2, with amino-acid sequence MNGELQLESIGGDRNPSDSDPLLHERQQLQKHIDTSSPSSSGSSSEIKDEDLEAGSLPCCRICLECDGEDDDELISPCMCKGTQQFVHRSCLDHWRSVKEGFAFSHCTTCKAQFHLRVAELEDNSWRKIKFRIFVARDVFLVFLAVQTVIAMIGGFAYLMDRDGSFRNSFNDSWDRILSKHPIPFYYCIGVLGFFVLLGFFGLILHCSSLNSNDPRVAGCQNCCYGWGILDCFPASMEACFALVIVFVVIFAILGIAYGFLAATMAIQRIWQRHYHILTKRELTQEYIVEDLRGCYTAPKLDLEHEERLKMLKLL; translated from the exons ATGAACGGAGAATTGCAGCTGGAGTCGATTGGTGGTGACCGGAACCCCAGTGACTCCGATCCTCTGCTTCATGAACGCCAACAACTTCAAAAGCATATCGACACTTCGTCGCCATCGTCCTCGGGAAGCTCCAGCGAGATAAAGGATGAAGACCTTGAGGCCGGTTCCTTGCCTTGTTGTAGGATTTGTCTCGAATGCGACGGTGAAGATG ATGATGAATTGATATCTCCGTGCATGTGCAAAGGCACACAGCAGTTTGTTCATCGTTCTTGCCTTGATCACTGGCGGTCAGTCAAG GAAGGTTTTGCGTTTTCTCATTGCACAACTTGTAAAGCTCAATTTCATCTTCGAGTGGCAGAGTTGGAGGACAATTCTTGgcgaaaaataaaatttaggaTCTTTGTTGCAAGAGATGTTTTCCTCGTATTTCTTGCTGTACAAACT GTGATTGCTATGATTGGCGGTTTTGCTTACCTCATGGATAGAGATGGATCTTTCAGGAACTCGTTCAATGATAGCTGGGATCGCATACTTTCTAAGCATCCAATTCCATTTTATTACTGTATAG GGGTTCTTGGCTTCTTTGTGCTGCTGGGATTTTTTGGGCTCATACTACACTGCTCCTCTCTGAACAGCAATGACCCGCGTGTGGCTGGTTGTCAAAATTGTTGTTATGGCTGGGGCATCTTGGATTGTTTCCCTGCATCCATGGAAGCATGCTTTGCCCTAGTAATTGTTTTTGTTGTCATCTTTGCCATTCTTGGAATTGCTTATGGTTTCCTTGCTGCCACCATGGCCATCCAGAGGATTTGGCAGAGACACTACCACATCCTCACGAAGAGAGAACTCACACAG GAGTATATTGTTGAGGACCTTCGAGGCTGTTATACCGCTCCAAAATTGGACCTGGAGCATGAAGAACGGCTCAAAATGCTGAAGCTGTTGTAG
- the LOC113691738 gene encoding potassium channel AKT1-like, translating to MVGLRTANYNGMFGRVSMCGAGAAEEMEQLSREGSHYSITSGILPSLGARSNRRVQLRRFTISPYDRRYRAWETFLIVLVAYTAWVSPFEFGFLEEPEAPLPILDNVVNGFFAIDIILTFFVAYLDRTTYLLIDDRGLIAWKYASSWLAFDVVSTIPSELARRISPQALRTYGLFNMLRLWRLRRVSALFARLEKDRNFNYFWVRCAKLICVTLFAVHCAGCFYYLLAARYHNHKKTWIGASMGDFLRESLWIRYVTSMYWSITTLTTVGYGDLHAENTREMIFDIVYMLFNLGLTAYLIGNMTNLVVHGTSRTRKFRDTIQAASSFAQRNQLPLRLQDQMLSHLCLKFRTDSEGLEQQETLDSLPKAIRSSISHFLFYSLVDKVYLFRGVSNDLLFQLVSEMKAEYFPPKEDVILQNEAPTDFYILVSGAVDLLVFKNGGEQIVGEAKNGDLCGEIGVLCYRPQLFTVRTKRLSQLLRLNRTTFMNIIQANVGDGTIIMNNLLQHLKELKDPIMEGVLIETENMLARGRMDLPLSLCFATLRGDDLLLHHLLKRGLDPNESDNDGRTALHIAASKGNENCVLLLLDFGADPNSRDSEGNVPLWEAMLGRHELVVKLLSDNGAKITSGDVGQFACTAAEHNNLKLLQEIVRLGGDVKRPRSNGSTALHVAVCEGNNDIVKFLLQQGSDIDKTDEHGWTPRALAEQQGHEDITALFESIKETKTQPVAPILEEKHGVRFLGRFKSEPTIFPVPQEGSFRAVGGSWGRSSRRRRADKFHNSLFGIMSAARNGENSLLLSVNQAKLATVTRIYVARVTISCPEKEDVAGRLVCLPPSFQELREIGFKKYGFWPARILNKDGAEIDEIELVRDGDHLVLVSDGGVREPNQQRAEGADGVLR from the exons ATGGTGGGATTGCGGACTGCGAATTACAATGGAATGTTTGGTAGGGTATCAATGTGCGGCGCCGGGGCAGCAGAAGAGATGGAGCAGTTGTCCAGAGAAGGCAGCCATTACAGTATAACCTCCGGGATCCTTCCTTCGCTGGGTGCAAGAAGCAACCGCCGCGTCCAGCTCCGTAGATTCACTATTTCCCCATATGATCGCCGCTACAG GGCATGGGAAACGTTTCTGATTGTTCTGGTAGCTTATACTGCTTGGGTGTCTCCATTTGAGTTTGGGTTTTTGGAGGAACCAGAGGCACCATTGCCTATTTTGGATAATGTCGTCAATGGTTTCTTTGCCATTGATATCATTCTCACTTTCTTTGTTGCATACCTCGATAGAACTACGTATCTTCTCATTGATGATCGCGGGCTGATTGCTTGGAAATACGCCAGCAGTTGGTTGGCCTTCGATGTTGTCTCCACTATTCCTTCTGAACTTGCTCGCAGAATTTCTCCTCAAGCTTTGCGGACATATGGCTTATTCAATATGCTTCGTCTCTGGCGTCTTCGTAGAGTTAGTGCCTTATTTGCCCG GTTGGAGAAAGACAGAAACTTCAACTACTTTTGGGTTCGATGCGCTAAGCTTATTtgt GTGACTCTTTTTGCTGTTCATTGTGCGGGGTGCTTCTACTATCTGCTTGCTGCTCGTTATCACAATCACAAGAAGACATGGATTGGGGCTTCTATGGGGGACTTCCTTCGGGAAAGTCTGTGGATCCGTTATGTAACCTCAATGTACTGGTCCATCACTACTCTAACTACAGTTGGTTATGGTGACCTACATGCCGAGAATACGAGAGAGATGATCTTTGACATCGTTTACATGCTCTTTAACCTGGGGCTGACAGCATATTTGATAGGAAATATGACCAATTTGGTTGTTCATGGAACCAGTAGGACCAGAAAATTT AGAGATACCATTCAAGCTGCATCAAGTTTCGCTCAGAGGAACCAGTTGCCTCTTCGCCTACAAGATCAGATGCTCTCTCACTTGTGCTTGAAGTTCAGAACTGACTCAGAGGGGCTGGAGCAGCAAGAGACTCTAGATTCTCTTCCAAAAGCCATCCGGTCAagcatttcacattttctctTTTACTCCCTAGTGGATAAGGTGTACTTATTTCGTGGCGTGTCCAATGACTTGCTCTTCCAACTG GTTTCAGAGATGAAAGCTGAGTACTTTCCTCCCAAGGAGGATGTAATTCTGCAGAATGAAGCTCCAACAGATTTTTACATTCTTGTGTCAGGAGCAGTG GATTTACTGGTTTTCAAAAATGGTGGCGAGCAG ATTGTTGGGGAGGCAAAAAATGGTGATCTCTGTGGTGAGATTGGGGTTCTTTGCTATAGGCCTCAGCTGTTCACTGTACGAACAAAAAGACTGAGCCAGCTATTGCGACTGAATCGAACCACATTTATGAACATCATTCAGGCCAATGTTGGAGACGGGACCATTATCATGAATAATCTCCTTCAG CATTTGAAGGAGCTAAAGGATCCAATCATGGAGGGAGTGCTGATAGAGACAGAGAACATGCTAGCTCGCGGTAGAATGGACCTACCTCTCAGCCTCTGCTTTGCAACACTCAGAGGAGACGACTTGCTGTTGCATCACTTGTTGAAACGAGGTCTAGATCCAAATGAATCTGACAACGATGGGAGAACTGCCCTG CATATAGCTGCGTCAAAAGGAAACGAGAATTGTGTGCTACTGCTTCTGGATTTTGGAGCGGACCCCAACAGCAGAG ACTCGGAGGGAAACGTACCATTGTGGGAGGCCATGTTGGGCAGGCATGAATTAGTCGTCAAGCTATTGAGTGATAATGGCGCCAAAATAACTTCTGGAGATGTTGGCCAATTTGCATGCACTGCTGCTGAACATAACAACTTAAAATTGCTACAGGAGATTGTTCGTCTCGGCGGGGATGTTAAACGTCCCAGGAGCAATGGATCAACAGCTCTTCATGTTGCTGTTTGTGAAGGTAACAATGACATTGTGAAATTCCTCTTGCAACAAGGCTCTGATATTGATAAAACAGACGAACATGGCTGGACCCCGAGAGCTCTAGCTGAACAGCAGGGTCATGAAGACATTACAGCTCTCTTTGAATCCATCAAAGAAACTAAAACTCAACCTGTTGCTCCAATCTTGGAAGAAAAGCATGGAGTTCGGTTCCTTGGAAGATTTAAAAGTGAGCCTACGATCTTCCCTGTGCCGCAGGAAGGCTCATTCCGAGCCGTTGGAGGATCGTGGGGACGATCAAGTAGAAGACGTAGGGCTGATAAATTTCACAATTCACTATTCGGGATCATGTCAGCTGCCCGGAATGGGGAGAACAGCTTGCTTTTATCCGTGAATCAGGCTAAACTTGCCACGGTTACCAGAATCTACGTTGCTAGAGTGACCATAAGTTGCCCTGAGAAAGAAGATGTTGCTGGAAGGCTTGTTTGCCTTCCACCTAGCTTCCAAGAGTTACGTGAGATTGGATTCAAAAAATATGGGTTTTGGCCAGCCAGAATATTGAACAAGGATGGAGCTGAAATTGACGAAATTGAGTTGGTAAGGGACGGTGACCATTTGGTACTCGTAAGCGATGGTGGCGTGCGCGAGCCTAATCAGCAAAGAGCTGAAGGTGCTGATGGTGTATTGAGATAA